A region of the Ovis canadensis isolate MfBH-ARS-UI-01 breed Bighorn chromosome 10, ARS-UI_OviCan_v2, whole genome shotgun sequence genome:
TGGGAACCACaacctcccctcctgcccccaagagATGATCATAACGATTTTAGTAAGTCAAAAGAAGATATGAACTATTAAGCTGGGTTAGCAAAAATTAAGCTTCTGTTCATAATTAATTCTAAAAAACCATCTCGTAAATAACAAAATCCCTTGGGGCTCCCATACCTACTCTTAATGTTCAAAAACTATTTTGTCAAGTACTGTTTACGTTTTACTTGGACCACTTCCTAAGCAGTTTGAAACCATTCCATCACACTCCTGCTCTAGAAAACTTACCAGAAAAATGCTCGTTCACctctaaagaggaaaaaagtagATAATGCTTTTAGACTAACCCTGTGCATATGCAGTGACTAAATAGAGGAACTCTTGATCTGTCGAATGCCTGCAGAAACACGGCGTGAGCTTACCTCTCGTCCTCGCCATCCACCAGGGGTGTCGTCAGCGGTAGCACCTTCAACgggaaaagagaagcagaggctgcaaggctgctgctactgccatCTGAAACTGCTGACACTCCCCCACTGTCACCACTGATGGTCTGAGGTAAGCCAACTAAGGAGGGTTCCGCTGGGCGCCTGGCATCTTCGATTTGGCTTCCAATTGCCTGAGCTAATGATTGTGCGGAGAATTGAACAGAACTGAGTGGTAGCTGTTGCGCCAAAGGCAAATTTATATTAGATGCTAGCAAGGGAGGCTGACTGACACTTTGAACCAAATTACCATTCTGAGTGGCAGGGGCTTGTGCTATATTCTGTGATGGAACCAAGTTTGTCGGGGCAGAAGGCAGTCCAGAAGGACCAGCTGAACTAACCTGATTTGTAACAGAAATACTACTAGCAGAGGGCAAAGGACTAACTGCAGGCAACTGCTTCGAAACCACTCCTGGAGCTACCGACTCGACCCCCTGTGGCTGGGGAGGCACAGGTAACAGGGTACTCTGGGGTGCAATGACcagttgctgaggaaggcttgaAGCGCTGGGCTGAACTCCCTGATGAAGGATCGCAGCTGGAGCAGGTGGCACTATCTGTGAAGACGGAGGAGCACCTTGCTGGATAACTGAAGGTGTGACTTGGGTGGAGGGCTGCTGCAGTGCCGATGGTAGGCTTGTCTGTTGACCAATATTTGCAATTTGACTGCCGGGAGGTACCGCAGCTACTGTCGTGTGAGCCTTGCCAACAGGTTGGCCAGCTGCCCCTGCAGGTTGTGCCTGGACTGCCGAGGGCTGCACTGGGAGCTGGATGCTCTGTGGCTGAGCCATAGGAATCACCGTGGCTCCCACGGCCACCCCTGCAGAAGTGGGCTGTCCAGAGGATACCGCTGTTTGGAGAAGCGGTGAGGGCTGAACATACTCGGAGGGTGGGTTCGGAGTTACTGATGTACCGTGGCTTGGGGCCATCGGAGGGGCCACAGCTGGCGCCGGCTGGCCATATTGTACCTGTTGGGGTGGCGCCCCTGACAGGGGAGCTTGCACTGGGGGGGCGGCCTGGGAATACGGCAGTTGGGGTTGAGCCAGGCTGGCGATGGAAGGCTGCTGACCTAAAGCCGAAGTGACGCCCACCACGCCAACAGGTGACGGCTGAATACCGGCTTGCAGAGGTACTGGTGGAAGACCTGGCTTCGGCTGATAGCCCAGTTCTTGAGACGGTAACTGAACCTGCGAGATCTGCGACTGAGAAATACTCTGCGGGATGCTAACTGCTGAAATGCCCTGTGGAGCGGTGCTGCTGAAGTCCATCTGCGGAAGGGCCACCCCTGGAAGGGTCGGGGGCGGCTGCGGCTGCACCGGCGGGGCCGCCAGGGTGCCCATCTCTCCGCTGCCCACACTCTCCGTGTAGTGACTCAGTGTGCTGACGCTGCTGCTCACGGAGCTCCCACTCGTGCTCTCCCTCTCggaagtcgcttcggtcgtgttcTGTCTTACACTTTCCACCACCTTATTTACCACCACCCCTTCGGTGGCAGGTACGGCGGcgttttctttttcatagaacTCAGTGCAAGTCCATCGACCTTTTTTGAAAGGCTCAGAAGTAGAATCTAACTTCACGACTCTGAACCTGGACGTGTTAACGGTTGGCTGTTGCTGCTGACTCGAAACGGCCCCCACTGTCATGCCCACTGCTGCACTGGCAGCGCTGTTAAAGGCCGCGGAGGAAGCAATCGTACCATTGCCCATGCCACTCAAGATATTCACATTAACCCCGCTGCTCACTGCAGGCCCGACACTCATACTAGCAGCACTGGGGATACTGCTCACACTTATATTAGCGTTACCAAGCATGCTGCTGGTCACAGCAGGATTAAAACTACCCACAGCAGTGATGTTAACGTTATTCATCGTATTGGTGCCCGTAACAGAATTTATACCTAGGCTGCCGGTAGTACTCGGAGCACGGATACTAGTCATGACAGATACCGGCGAGCCACTCGATGATACAGCAGAAGTTGGTGCAACTGGCATAACACCGTCAGAGCTTCCCGCGGCCGAGAGTTTTCTGGACACTGGGCTTGAGGGCGGCCCTCCAGGGATGGATGTACTGGCCACACCGGCATGGGATGGATGGTGGTGCCCGTGGTGCAGGTGGTGGCCATGAatgggatggtggtgatggagggggTGTGGATGAGCACTCCCATTGATCACAACGTTCTGTTGTGGAAGGTGAGGCAAATGAGGCTGAGGAAGGTGGGGCTGGTTAGGAGAGACCGCCCCAGGTGTCTCGGCTTCCTGGAAGTTATTGAGAGTCTCTTCCGAGGAGCTGCGTTCAGGCTCCCCTAAGTCCGTAGCCCTGGAAAGCGACACATCAAGGATCTCGGAAGACGACAGATCTTCCGTATGAGACTCATCCAAGTCGTCGTAGCTCTCCGTGTCCTCTGCGATGCTGTTGTTCGAGCTGATGCTAGCGGAGATCTGAGCCGGGGTCACGCTCGTTATCTGGAAgccacttttctttttcatctgcgTTCCGCCTGGCGCAAGAGGCTGTGCCTGCAGCTGAGCCTGCGAAAGGAGGTTCAGGCTTTGTGGAGGCGGAGGCTGTGGTCCCGACAGAGAAGATGCTGCAGGAGGCAGCGGCTGGAGCAGAGACGGAGGCGGAAAATCCTCGGCAGATGGGGCACTACTACCGACGCCGGTACCTGCTGCACCGAGAGCTGAGGCGCTGCCCCCGCCGCTGCCCCTTCGAGGGAACATTGCCGGGTGCGCCATCTTCCTAGCACTCATGTCTGCAGCGGCCGCGGCCGCCGTGGACTCGGGCGGCTGGTGCATTGTGTTGGGTaccggggcggggggcggagaAGGCGAGTGCAATTTCCTTCTGCACCGTAATCTTTGTATTCAAGACGCCGAGGAGGAAAACGGGACCTGACGCTCCGCCCGGCGCgattcccccacctcctcctcctcctcagccgCAGGCGCCGGCCGTTCCTGCCTTCGAGGGCGAGCTTCGGGAAGGGAGGATGGACGAGGGTGAACGGGGCGGCCAGGGACCCGAAGGGGGGCACCCCTTCAGTCCTTCGCCATCCACTTTCCCCTCTGGCCTCACACCCCCTTTATACTCCGCTTCACGTGGGGTgcggggcgggagggagggggtggggaggggagcggggaggcgaggggaggggggtgggaaaaGCCAAGAAATGCCCACCTTCTCCGGACAACTCCGGAGCCACCTCCGCCCCTCCTCCCGTCGGCGGCGGCCGCTGCAAAAAGCCTCCCGGTCGCCCTGCACGAAGGCGGCGCCGAGCGAGTGTCGCCTTCCCCTCGCCGCCCCCCAGCGCCGCCGCGGCTGCCGGCGGCGAGCCCCGAGCTCAGTCAGTGTCGCTCAAACCTCCGCTCCCGGCCCCGCCGGCCCGGCTCGGGCCTCCTCCCCCCACGGCCCCGCGGACCCTTTCAAACCCCCTGGGCTcgcggcggctgctgctgctccgTAAGGAAACGCTGGCCGCGACTGGGGCCGGCGCGGCGAGGCTCGGGCGGCGGGGCGCCCGGTACGGTGAGCCCAGCAAcggggcgcgggcgggcgcgcaGAGACGCCGGGTCCTCGCGGAGCACGGCcggggcgcggcggcggcggtggcagcGGGAGCCCAGGGACCGCTCCATCACTGGCAGCCATGGAGCCCGAGCATTTTCCTCCCTCCGGGCAGGCGCCTCAGCTCGGCACACGTCCTCGGGGAGGAAGGGGCCGGCGCCCGAGCCTCCCCGGAGGGCGGCGGGACGTGCGCTGAGGAGCGCCGGCGGTGGTGCGAGCCGCTTCGTCCTTGTCCTCCGCAGCCGGTTGGTCCTCTCACCCCCGCTGCTCCCGCGGCCCGGGCGGGAGGGGGCCGCAGGCGACGGCGACTCCTCTCTCGGCGGCGTTGGTGGCCAGACGGGGCTGGTGCAGCGACTGCAGCCGACGCCGTTCAAAGGAACGAGAGGTGGGGTTTGGTCGGTGTCGGCGAACGGGGCGGGTGAGTGGGTGGGTGCCGAGGGAGGGCGGCGGGCGAGGAGGGGGCTGTGGTGGTTGTTACTAGTGCTCTTCTCCGGCTCCGCCGTATCCCCCGGTCTCTCGCGGCATCGGGAGAGGAGGGACCAGCGCCCGAgcgcaggaggaggaggaggggcgacCGCGGGCGAGAGGAGGCGGAGGCGGtggcagcagcggcggcggcggcggcggcgggaggggGCCGGCTGAGGAGACGGAGGGAAGATGGCGTCTGCGCATGCGCCCCGGCGCCGCAGACATAAAGCCGGGTCTGGCGGTagaaggaggcggcggcggcgggtctTCGGGCCTCGCCGAGCGCCGGGTGTCCCGGCGGAAATTGCCGAAGGTTGACTGAGGCGCCggcggtgggggggtggggaattTCGGCCGCGGGGGAGAGAATCCGGGTCGGCCcatgggggggtggggcggggcgcgGAGCGCGCGCGCCTGTTAGGCGTGTCCGCTCTTTTTTCCACACGCGGCCGGCGCGCGCGCGGGCACGCGGCGGGCGGAGGGGCCCGCGGAGGCCGCCGGGTTCCCGGGACTCGGGTGTCCGCGCCCCGGGTGGTGTGTCCCCCGCCGGCCCCCGCCTGTGGAATGGGTAATGAGGCTTTTCTCCGCAGCAAAAGCATCACGAGTTTCAGTTCCCAGGAGTCCGCCGCCGCCACGACATGAGTCAGGCGTTCCTCCTAGGCGCGCGGCTGGGCCCTCCTCTTCGCCTCGCCGCACCTGGGCTTGGCCCCCGGGCCGCGCCGCCCTCGCCGGCTCCGAGGGTACCCCCGAGCCGTGGGGTCCGCGGAAGGCCAGTGGCTACTCGCGAGCGGCGCCCCCTTTTGTGCTGCGCGGTGGCAGCTGCCATGCGGTCCCCTCGACCCCTTCGACGGGCAGGGGCGAGCGAGCCGGCAGATGTTGCTGCTTTCTGCCCTCAACGGCCGGAAGGAGCTCATCTCCAGAAAGGGAGCGCTTGCAATCCGTCGTTACCTGGAGGGAAGCAGCCCGGcccagtggggggaaaaaaaaaatgacttcaacAGGTGGAGCTAATCGCCCACAGGGATAGCTTTCCCTGTAATTGTCCAGGCTGTAGGCCGCATAGGTTTTGACTTGAAAGACAAAGTGGCCTGGTCATGGTGGCAACGCGAGGACAATGATCAATGAAGACCACCTTTGCGATTACAAAAAGAACTGTCTGCAGTTCCagtttggaaaaaagaaaggaaaaaaaaaagaaaagaaacacctgCATAGTTCTACAGAAGCAGGGTTAGGTTTGATGGGAGGCAACTTAACTGGAAGTTGCTGCTCTGGCCATTACAAGTCAAAACGTTCTAGCCCTAAGCATATTTGACCACTAAACAAAATGTACTTCTCACCTAGgaaccaagaaaacaaaaacacagtatAGGAAACctcagaaatgtttttttttttttcaacttagtGTTAGGGACTAAACGTTTATGGTCAGACCTCTGATTCACTAAATCTCACAGACCAGATCTAGCAGTCCTATTTCAGGAGCTTGTTAAAAACATACATGGCAGGGTTTGAAAGATGCATAATAGTAGATTCAGCATGTTACCTTTTAGCTTTCTCTAAACTTGTCCCCTCTTTCAATCCCCTAAAAGGTTAGGAACCTCACCATTCTATTGCAGTATAGAGAAGCACATGCTCAGCACCCCTGTATGGCTTGTACCAGTTTTGATATATTGCTTTTTCTGTGCTCTCCTTCACTAAATTCAAAAGTAGGACTACGTGTTTTTAAGGAGTTCTGAGGTCAGTAGGAAGTGCATGCCTGCTCAGAGGCAGCAGACTTTGtgattgcatggactgtagcctgtcaggctcctctgtccatgggtttaacaggcaagactactggagtgggttgccatttccttctccagaggatcttcgccacacagggatcaaacccccaagtctcttgcattggcaggcagactgtgCCATTAACCACTGTGCAACCCAGAGGACATAGatacaaagttcagttcagtcgctcagtcgtgtctgactctttgtgacccaatgaatcgcagcacgccaggcctccctgtccatcaccaactcccagagttcactccaactcatgtccatcaagtcggtgatgacatccagccatctcatcctctgttgtccccttctcctcctgcccccaatccctcccagcatcagagtctttgccagtgagtcaactcttcacatgaggtggccaaagtattggagtttcagcttcagcatcagtccttccaatgaacacccagggctgatctcctgtagaatggactggttggatctccttgcagtccaagggactctcaagagtcttctccaacaccacagttcaaaagcatcaattcttcagcattcagctttcttcacagtcccaactctcacatccatatatgaccactggaaaaaccatagccttgactaggtggacctttgttggcaaagtaatgtctctacttttgaatatgctatctaggttggtcataactttccttccaaggagtaagtgtcttttaatttcatggctgcaatcaccatctgcagtgattttggagccaaaaaaataaagtctgacactgtttccactgtttccccatctatttgccatgaagtgatgggaccaaatgccatgatcttcgttttctgaatgttgagctttaagccaactttttcactctcctctttcactttcatcaagaggctttttagttcctcctcactttctgccatgagggtggtgtcgtctgcataatagcgttttgccaagagaaggcactggtcatagcaaacaccctcttccaacaacacaagagaagaatctacacatggacattaccagatggtcaacaccaaaatcagattgattatattctttgcagccaaagatggagaagctctatacagtcagcaaaaataagaccaggagcggactgtggctcagaccatgaacttcttattgctaaattcagacttaaattaaagaaagtagggaaaaccactagaccattcaggtatgacttaaatcaaatccctaatgattatacagtggaagtgagaaatagatttaagggcctagacctgatagatagagtgcctgaggaactatggactgaggttcgtgacactgtacaggagacagggatcaagaccatccccatggaaaagaaatgcaaaaaagcaaaatggctgtctgaggaggccttacaaatagctgtgaaaagaagagacgcgaaaagcaaaggagaaaaggaaagatataagcatctgaatgcacagttccagagaatagcaagaagagataagaaagccttcttcagcgatcagtgcaaagaaatagaggaaaacaacagaatgggaaagactagaaatctcttcaagaaaattagagataccaagggaacatttcatgcaaagatgggctcgataaaggacagaaatggtctggacctaacagaagcaaaagatattaagaagaggtggcaagaatacacagaagaactgtactaaaaagatcttcacgacccagataatcatgatggtgtgatcactcatctagagccagacatcctggaatgtgaagtcaagtgggccttggaaagcatcactaggaacaaaactagtggaggtgatggaattccagtggacctgtttcaaatcctgaaagatgatgctgtgaaagtgctacactcaatatgccagcaaatttggaaaactcagcagtggccacaggactggaaaaggtcagttttcatcccaatcccaaagaaaggcaatgccaaggaatgctcaaactaccatacaattgcactcatctcacacactagcaaagtaatgctcaaaattctccaagccagacttcagcaatatgtgtaccgtgaacttccagatgttcaagctggttttagaaaaggcagaggaaccggagatcaaattgccaacatcactggatcatcgaaaaagcaagagagttccagaaaaacatctatttctgcattattgactacgccaaagtctttgtgtggatcacaataaactggaaaattcttcaagagatgggcataccagaccacctgacctgtctcttgagaaacctatatgcaggtcaggaagcaacagttagaactggacatggaacaacagactggttccaaataggaaaaggagtacgtcaaggctgtatattgtcaccctgcttatttaacttatttgcagagtacatcatgagaaacgctgggctggaagaaacaagctggaatcaagatgccgggagaaatatcaataacctcatgtaCAAGGTAGGTGGTCACAAATACTGAAAGGGAGATGGTAGTAAAAATCAAGTTCACTTGAAAACATCAGACTTGTTTTATGATATTCATGAATTGATAGGTGAATAATTGGATTTTTTACATAACTATGGccattgaagatgggaggagaaggggatgacagaggatgagatggtgggatggcatcactgactcaatggacatgagtttgagtaaactctgggaattggtgatggacagggaggcctggcgtgctgcagttcatagggtcacaaagagttggacacgactgagcaactgaactgactcactgactgatggccatttacaaaaataattattgttttaaGGCTACAACAGCCTTTGCTTTAAGAGATACACCCAATTAATGGCCACCATTCATTGCTGAAATGAAACTCTGACAtgctttttaaatagtttttggaCGGAAAATAGGAAGTAAGTATCCCAGAAAATTGAAAGTGCAGTGGAATATAGTGGGGCTAAATGTGTCTCTGAGCTACTATATGAAAGAAAATACTCACAATCCCTCACAAGTTGGCTTTT
Encoded here:
- the TSC22D1 gene encoding TSC22 domain family protein 1 isoform X3, producing the protein MHQPPESTAAAAAADMSARKMAHPAMFPRRGSGGGSASALGAAGTGVGSSAPSAEDFPPPSLLQPLPPAASSLSGPQPPPPQSLNLLSQAQLQAQPLAPGGTQMKKKSGFQITSVTPAQISASISSNNSIAEDTESYDDLDESHTEDLSSSEILDVSLSRATDLGEPERSSSEETLNNFQEAETPGAVSPNQPHLPQPHLPHLPQQNVVINGSAHPHPLHHHHPIHGHHLHHGHHHPSHAGVASTSIPGGPPSSPVSRKLSAAGSSDGVMPVAPTSAVSSSGSPVSVMTSIRAPSTTGSLGINSVTGTNTMNNVNITAVGSFNPAVTSSMLGNANISVSSIPSAASMSVGPAVSSGVNVNILSGMGNGTIASSAAFNSAASAAVGMTVGAVSSQQQQPTVNTSRFRVVKLDSTSEPFKKGRWTCTEFYEKENAAVPATEGVVVNKVVESVRQNTTEATSERESTSGSSVSSSVSTLSHYTESVGSGEMGTLAAPPVQPQPPPTLPGVALPQMDFSSTAPQGISAVSIPQSISQSQISQVQLPSQELGYQPKPGLPPVPLQAGIQPSPVGVVGVTSALGQQPSIASLAQPQLPYSQAAPPVQAPLSGAPPQQVQYGQPAPAVAPPMAPSHGTSVTPNPPSEYVQPSPLLQTAVSSGQPTSAGVAVGATVIPMAQPQSIQLPVQPSAVQAQPAGAAGQPVGKAHTTVAAVPPGSQIANIGQQTSLPSALQQPSTQVTPSVIQQGAPPSSQIVPPAPAAILHQGVQPSASSLPQQLVIAPQSTLLPVPPQPQGVESVAPGVVSKQLPAVSPLPSASSISVTNQVSSAGPSGLPSAPTNLVPSQNIAQAPATQNGNLVQSVSQPPLLASNINLPLAQQLPLSSVQFSAQSLAQAIGSQIEDARRPAEPSLVGLPQTISGDSGGVSAVSDGSSSSLAASASLFPLKVLPLTTPLVDGEDESASLLPEVQGVILEPQIQPRPRRAFDVRGPLSPLNLWRQNIQLLERVGKGYLDNGRPVYLFSNCPDFFQLVNILLQPKEL
- the TSC22D1 gene encoding TSC22 domain family protein 1 isoform X6; protein product: MHQPPESTAAAAAADMSARKMAHPAMFPRRGSGGGSASALGAAGTGVGSSAPSAEDFPPPSLLQPLPPAASSLSGPQPPPPQSLNLLSQAQLQAQPLAPGGTQMKKKSGFQITSVTPAQISASISSNNSIAEDTESYDDLDESHTEDLSSSEILDVSLSRATDLGEPERSSSEETLNNFQEAETPGAVSPNQPHLPQPHLPHLPQQNVVINGSAHPHPLHHHHPIHGHHLHHGHHHPSHAGVASTSIPGGPPSSPVSRKLSAAGSSDGVMPVAPTSAVSSSGSPVSVMTSIRAPSTTGSLGINSVTGTNTMNNVNITAVGSFNPAVTSSMLGNANISVSSIPSAASMSVGPAVSSGVNVNILSGMGNGTIASSAAFNSAASAAVGMTVGAVSSQQQQPTVNTSRFRVVKLDSTSEPFKKGRWTCTEFYEKENAAVPATEGVVVNKVVESVRQNTTEATSERESTSGSSVSSSVSTLSHYTESVGSGEMGTLAAPPVQPQPPPTLPGVALPQMDFSSTAPQGISAVSIPQSISQSQISQVQLPSQELGYQPKPGLPPVPLQAGIQPSPVGVVGVTSALGQQPSIASLAQPQLPYSQAAPPVQAPLSGAPPQQVQYGQPAPAVAPPMAPSHGTSVTPNPPSEYVQPSPLLQTAVSSGQPTSAGVAVGATVIPMAQPQSIQLPVQPSAVQAQPAGAAGQPVGKAHTTVAAVPPGSQIANIGQQTSLPSALQQPSTQVTPSVIQQGAPPSSQIVPPAPAAILHQGVQPSASSLPQQLVIAPQSTLLPVPPQPQGVESVAPGVVSKQLPAVSPLPSASSISVTNQVLPLTTPLVDGEDESASLLPEVQGVILEPQIQPRPRRAFDVRGPLSPLNLWRQNIQLLERVGKG
- the TSC22D1 gene encoding TSC22 domain family protein 1 isoform X4, whose translation is MHQPPESTAAAAAADMSARKMAHPAMFPRRGSGGGSASALGAAGTGVGSSAPSAEDFPPPSLLQPLPPAASSLSGPQPPPPQSLNLLSQAQLQAQPLAPGGTQMKKKSGFQITSVTPAQISASISSNNSIAEDTESYDDLDESHTEDLSSSEILDVSLSRATDLGEPERSSSEETLNNFQEAETPGAVSPNQPHLPQPHLPHLPQQNVVINGSAHPHPLHHHHPIHGHHLHHGHHHPSHAGVASTSIPGGPPSSPVSRKLSAAGSSDGVMPVAPTSAVSSSGSPVSVMTSIRAPSTTGSLGINSVTGTNTMNNVNITAVGSFNPAVTSSMLGNANISVSSIPSAASMSVGPAVSSGVNVNILSGMGNGTIASSAAFNSAASAAVGMTVGAVSSQQQQPTVNTSRFRVVKLDSTSEPFKKGRWTCTEFYEKENAAVPATEGVVVNKVVESVRQNTTEATSERESTSGSSVSSSVSTLSHYTESVGSGEMGTLAAPPVQPQPPPTLPGVALPQMDFSSTAPQGISAVSIPQSISQSQISQVQLPSQELGYQPKPGLPPVPLQAGIQPSPVGVVGVTSALGQQPSIASLAQPQLPYSQAAPPVQAPLSGAPPQQVQYGQPAPAVAPPMAPSHGTSVTPNPPSEYVQPSPLLQTAVSSGQPTSAGVAVGATVIPMAQPQSIQLPVQPSAVQAQPAGAAGQPVGKAHTTVAAVPPGSQIANIGQQTSLPSALQQPSTQVTPSVIQQGAPPSSQIVPPAPAAILHQGVQPSASSLPQQLVIAPQSTLLPVPPQPQGVESVAPGVVSKQLPAVSPLPSASSISVTNQVSSAGPSGLPSAPTNLVPSQNIAQAPATQNGNLVQSVSQPPLLASNINLPLAQQLPLSSVQFSAQSLAQAIGSQIEDARRPAEPSLVGLPQTISGDSGGVSAVSDGSSSSLAASASLFPLKVLPLTTPLVDGEDESASLLPEVQGVILEPQIQPRPRRAFDVRGPLSPLNLWRQNIQLLERVGKG
- the TSC22D1 gene encoding TSC22 domain family protein 1 isoform X2 — encoded protein: MHQPPESTAAAAAADMSARKMAHPAMFPRRGSGGGSASALGAAGTGVGSSAPSAEDFPPPSLLQPLPPAASSLSGPQPPPPQSLNLLSQAQLQAQPLAPGGTQMKKKSGFQITSVTPAQISASISSNNSIAEDTESYDDLDESHTEDLSSSEILDVSLSRATDLGEPERSSSEETLNNFQEAETPGAVSPNQPHLPQPHLPHLPQQNVVINGSAHPHPLHHHHPIHGHHLHHGHHHPSHAGVASTSIPGGPPSSPVSRKLSAAGSSDGVMPVAPTSAVSSSGSPVSVMTSIRAPSTTGSLGINSVTGTNTMNNVNITAVGSFNPAVTSSMLGNANISVSSIPSAASMSVGPAVSSGVNVNILSGMGNGTIASSAAFNSAASAAVGMTVGAVSSQQQQPTVNTSRFRVVKLDSTSEPFKKGRWTCTEFYEKENAAVPATEGVVVNKVVESVRQNTTEATSERESTSGSSVSSSVSTLSHYTESVGSGEMGTLAAPPVQPQPPPTLPGVALPQMDFSSTAPQGISAVSIPQSISQSQISQVQLPSQELGYQPKPGLPPVPLQAGIQPSPVGVVGVTSALGQQPSIASLAQPQLPYSQAAPPVQAPLSGAPPQQVQYGQPAPAVAPPMAPSHGTSVTPNPPSEYVQPSPLLQTAVSSGQPTSAGVAVGATVIPMAQPQSIQLPVQPSAVQAQPAGAAGQPVGKAHTTVAAVPPGSQIANIGQQTSLPSALQQPSTQVTPSVIQQGAPPSSQIVPPAPAAILHQGVQPSASSLPQQLVIAPQSTLLPVPPQPQGVESVAPGVVSKQLPAVSPLPSASSISVTNQVSSAGPSGLPSAPTNLVPSQNIAQAPATQNGNLVQSVSQPPLLASNINLPLAQQLPLSSVQFSAQSLAQAIGSQIEDARRPAEPSLVGLPQTISGDSGGVSAVSDGSSSSLAASASLFPLKVLPLTTPLVDGEDESASLLPEVQGVILEPQIQPRPRRAFDVRGPLSPLNLWRQNIQLLERVGKGFLSTGKHPPSAKGTLAEPSWTISVTHAATAVWKAVVNGAMHYI
- the TSC22D1 gene encoding TSC22 domain family protein 1 isoform X1 yields the protein MHQPPESTAAAAAADMSARKMAHPAMFPRRGSGGGSASALGAAGTGVGSSAPSAEDFPPPSLLQPLPPAASSLSGPQPPPPQSLNLLSQAQLQAQPLAPGGTQMKKKSGFQITSVTPAQISASISSNNSIAEDTESYDDLDESHTEDLSSSEILDVSLSRATDLGEPERSSSEETLNNFQEAETPGAVSPNQPHLPQPHLPHLPQQNVVINGSAHPHPLHHHHPIHGHHLHHGHHHPSHAGVASTSIPGGPPSSPVSRKLSAAGSSDGVMPVAPTSAVSSSGSPVSVMTSIRAPSTTGSLGINSVTGTNTMNNVNITAVGSFNPAVTSSMLGNANISVSSIPSAASMSVGPAVSSGVNVNILSGMGNGTIASSAAFNSAASAAVGMTVGAVSSQQQQPTVNTSRFRVVKLDSTSEPFKKGRWTCTEFYEKENAAVPATEGVVVNKVVESVRQNTTEATSERESTSGSSVSSSVSTLSHYTESVGSGEMGTLAAPPVQPQPPPTLPGVALPQMDFSSTAPQGISAVSIPQSISQSQISQVQLPSQELGYQPKPGLPPVPLQAGIQPSPVGVVGVTSALGQQPSIASLAQPQLPYSQAAPPVQAPLSGAPPQQVQYGQPAPAVAPPMAPSHGTSVTPNPPSEYVQPSPLLQTAVSSGQPTSAGVAVGATVIPMAQPQSIQLPVQPSAVQAQPAGAAGQPVGKAHTTVAAVPPGSQIANIGQQTSLPSALQQPSTQVTPSVIQQGAPPSSQIVPPAPAAILHQGVQPSASSLPQQLVIAPQSTLLPVPPQPQGVESVAPGVVSKQLPAVSPLPSASSISVTNQVSSAGPSGLPSAPTNLVPSQNIAQAPATQNGNLVQSVSQPPLLASNINLPLAQQLPLSSVQFSAQSLAQAIGSQIEDARRPAEPSLVGLPQTISGDSGGVSAVSDGSSSSLAASASLFPLKVLPLTTPLVDGEDESSSGASVVAIDNKIEQAMDLVKSHLMYAVREEVEVLKEQIKELIEKNSQLEQENNLLKTLASPEQLAQFQAQLQTGSPPATTQPQGTTQPPAQPASQGSGPTA